A genomic stretch from Halichoerus grypus chromosome 5, mHalGry1.hap1.1, whole genome shotgun sequence includes:
- the CRNN gene encoding cornulin: MSESPAGACGSQECRSLPTGASQELGKEQSRRAEVGQAREGQHREGSQCGQSTQASRGQSGTGAQTHGQDLDQDRQSESHRQERESQQTQAGGHVQQTQRVGEAKSHQTRQRESERQSQTREQDRTHQTSDPVTGTGTQTQRDATQTVEQDRSHQIRSPGTQPQESTHGQTRGTEVHGQDRNQTSQTVTGEHVQTPGGATQAMEQDRSGQIGNPGTQPQESTHGQSRGTEVQGQDRSQTSQIVTGEHVQTLGGAAQAMEQDRSHQIGSPGTQPQESTHGQTRGTEVQGQDRYQTSEVVTGEHIQTQAGSQTQTHTQTMEQDRSQTASHIGDRDEGQTQRQSGSGQRWTQVSHYEAGERKLGGQTQAGSSTLTGRQNWSSTHPRCTVTGGQGEREPTVVTQEWVDDHTREMVIPMQNQGSLHTGMPSAQGQEAAQPEGKQGLTARRLYSYFKSNKL, translated from the coding sequence ATGAGCGAGAGTCCTGCAGGGGCTTGTGGATCTCAAGAGTGTAGAAGCCTTCCCACTGGGGCCTCACAagagctggggaaagaacagaGCAGGAGAGCTGAAGTGGGGCAGGCTAGGGAAGGACAGCATCGAGAGGGGAGCCAATGTGGACAGAGCACTCAGGCCTCCAGAGGACAATCAGGGACTGGGGCTCAGACCCATGGTCAGGATCTTGACCAGGACAGGCAGTCTGAATCTCAtagacaagagagagagagtcagcagACACAAGCTGGGGGACATGTGCAGCAGAcccagagagtgggagaagcCAAGAGTCACCAGACCAGACAGAGGGAGTCAGAGAGACAGTCACAGACCAGGGAACAGGACAGAACACACCAGACAAGTGACCCAGTGACTGGAACTGGAACTCAGACACAGAGAGATGCAACCCAGACTGTGGAGCAGGACAGGAGCCATCAGATAAGAAGCCCTGGCACACAGCCACAGGAGTCCACCCATGGCCAGACCAGAGGGACTGAGGTCCATGGTCAAGACAGGAACCAGACAAGCCAGACAGTGACAGGAGAACATGTTCAGACACCAGGAGGTGCCACCCAGGCCATGGAGCAGGACAGGAGCGGTCAGATAGGAAACCCTGGCACACAGCCACAGGAGTCCACCCATGGCCAGAGCAGAGGGACTGAGGTCCAAGGTCAAGACAGGAGCCAGACAAGCCAGATAGTGACAGGAGAACATGTTCAGACACTGGGAGGTGCCGCCCAGGCCATGGAGCAGGACAGGAGCCATCAGATAGGAAGCCCTGGCACACAGCCACAGGAGTCCACCCATGGCCAGACCAGAGGGACTGAGGTCCAGGGTCAAGACCGGTACCAAACAAGTGAAGTGGTGACAGGAGAACACATTCAGACACAAGCAGGGTCACAAACCCAGACACACACCCAGACCATGGAGCAGGACAGAAGCCAGACTGCAAGTCACATAGGGGATAGAGATGAGGGACAGACCCAGAGGCAGTCAGGCAGTGGTCAAAGATGGACACAAGTGAGCCACtatgaggcaggagagagaaagctGGGAGGACAGACCCAGGCTGGGTCAAGCACTCTGACAGGTAGACAGAACTGGAGCAGCACTCACCCAAGGTGTACTGtgacaggtgggcagggagagagagaacccacagTGGTTACCCAGGAGTGGGTGGATGACCACACAAGGGAGATGGTGATCCCAATGCAGAACCAGGGCAGCCTGCACACTGGCATGCCTTCAGCCCAGGGCCAGGAGGCAGCCCAGCCAGAAGGGAAGCAAGGCCTCACAGCCAGGCGGCTATATTCCTACTTCAAGAGCAACAAGCTGTGA